From Pseudomonas sp. stari2:
TCTCGCTGTGCTCCTTGCGCCGAATCCGCGCAAACGTGTGCGCATGATCGTAACGGAACGATGGTGCCAGGAGAAAGCCCTGTAGGATTTTTCACGGACAGTTGTGGGACAGAAAGTTTTAGTAATACGACGTGTCAAAACGATCCTGTAAAAGATGGCCAGAAGCCTTTAGCCAGAGGGGTGAAGCACCGTGCACAACGCCCGATCAGCGAAAGTGCCGGGCGTAACGCCGAGGGTCGAAGTGCCCCACGATCAACAGCATGAGCGCCATGACAGCTGTCAGCGACCACCAGGCCCATTCGAAGCTGCCCAGTTGATCGCGGATCATCCCGGCCAGCAGGGGTGAAAGGCCCGCAATCAGATAACCGATCCCTTGCACAAAAGCGGTCAGAGCGCCGGCGCGCTGCGGATTGTCGAGGTGATCGAGGGAGACGATCAGGCTCATCGGGAACAGCCCGCCAATTCCCAGGCCCAGCAGGCACGGCCACAACAGGCTCAGAAGTTGTGGGCTGAGGATCAAGCCGCAGAACCCGGCGATGATCAGCGCCAGCAGGGCGCCCAGTACCCAACGTCGGTCACGGCTGCGGTTGGCGATAGCGGGAACCACCAGACCGGAAATCACCTCCATGGCCGTCAGAAAACCCAACAGCAGACCGGCGTTCTGTTCGCTCCAGCCGTTTTCCACGTAGTACGGAGCCAGCCACGCGAGTACGCAGGTGTAGGACGCTGTCCCCAGACCGAAGAAGATGGCGAGCAGCCAGGCGCGGGAATGGGTGAAGAAGGCCTCCTTCTTCACGGCGGTGGTGATGGAGGGTACGTCATCGCGTTGTGCCAGCCAGAAAAACAAGGCGAGCAACGCCAGTGCCGCCCAGATCGCCAGCCCCGCCCGCCAGCTGCCGGTACCAAGCATCACCTGAGGCGCGAACGAAGCGGCCAGCGCGGCACCGCCCATGATCGATGTGACATACAGCCCCATGCACAACGCCACGTTGTCGGGAAATCTCGACTTGATCAGGGCCGGCATTAACGCTTGAATCAGCGCGATGCCGATCCCGGCAAGGACGGCGCTGACGATCAGCTGCGCCGCCGAGTCGAGAAACAGCCGCGACAGCGTTGCCAGTCCGATGATCAGCAACGACAGCACCACCGTGCGCCGTTCCCCCAGACGCTGGCTGATGCCGATCCCGAAAAACATCGCCAGCCCCATGGCCATCACCGGCAGCATGGTCAGCAGCGAGGCGAGGCTGAAGCTCAACGGTATGTCGCCGCGAATCGCCGACAGCAAAGGCCCGACGGCGGCCATCGACGGGCGCAGGTTAAGAGCGACAAGGACGATGCCAAGCATCAGCCAGACGGCGGGGCGGGCAGTGGCGCGAACGTTTTCCATCTTCAGACCTTTGAATCAGAGGCTGTCGATTAGGCGGGCGCGCTAGTGGCGCCGGCAAATCAGAAAATCCCGAGGAGTATTTAAAAAGTCGATACGCCTCCCGTGCGCTCTGCCGGAGCGAGCTGTATTTTTTCTGAATCACACCTGACGAATGTTCAGAATTCATGGTTATTTCATGAGCCAACTAATCGTTGGCTTCTTTTTCACAAAAAATTGATGGGGGCCTGCGTAGAGTTTTCATCGCCCGGGTCAATGAAGTTTTCACAATTGGCCACGGCGCTTCTTTTCAGGAAATAGCCCCCCGCCTATGTTGAAGTTAAAAGCCGTGCGCCCGGAATGGGTGACGTTGTTTGCCAGCGCCTTTCTTTTGATCGGATTCAATTTCGTACTTTGGCAACATCTCCTCGAGATTACCGGTGCCGGCGGCATCACCATGGGCATTGCGTTCGGGGTGATGATCTTCGCGGCATACAACATCGTGCTGACCCTTCTGGCGTTTCGCCCGGTATTGAAACCGGTGTTGGCGGCGCTGTTTCTGATCAGTGCCGGTGTGGCTTATTTCATGAGTCAGTATGGCGTGATGATTGACGCCGGCATGTTTCGCAACTTCGCTGAAACCAATGCCACCGAAGTTCGTGATCTGCTGTCATTGAAGTTGTTCGCCTATATGTTGTTTTTGGGCGTATTGCCGTCGTGGTTGTTGTGGAAGTTGCCCGTTGAATATCGTCGCTGGCACCGAGAGTTATTAAGCAAAGTTGTGGTGTGTGCAGCATCGGTCGCCGTGATTGGCGGCGTGGCGCTGGTCAACTATCAGGGCTTGTCTTCGCTGTTTCGCAACCACCACGAATTGCGCCTGATGTTGGTGCCGAGCAATTACATCGGCGCGTCGGCCGGCTATCTGCGGGAACAGGTGGTTTCCGCCCGGCAACCGTTCATCAAGATCGGTGAAGACGCCCAGCGTAACCCCGCACTGCAAAACCGTCCGCGCAAGTCGCTGACCGTGCTGGTGGTGGGCGAAAGTGCCCGGGCGGAGAACTTCGGCATCCTCGGTTACGGCCGTGATACGACGCCGAAACTGGACAAGGAAGCAGGTTTGATCGCCTTCACTGACGTGCATTCCTGCGGCACGGAAACGGCCGTGTCGGTGCCGTGCATGTTCTCCAACATGGGCCGCAAGGATTACGACGCCAGCAAGGCGAAGAATGAAGAAGGGCTGCTGGACGTGCTCAAACGCGCCGGCATCGATGTGATCTGGCGCGACAACCAGTCGGGTTGCAAAGGCACCTGCGATCGCGTCACCCTGCAGGATGTGAGTAATCTGAAAGACCCGGCACTTTGCGCCAACAGCGAATGCCGTGACGAAATCCTCCTGCAAGGCCTGCAGAGTTTCATTGATCACCTGGACAAGGACACCGTGCTGGTGCTGCACCAGATGGGCAGCCACGGCCCGGAATACTTCAAGCGTTATCCCAAGGAATACGAGCACTTCACGCCAGTGTGTGAAAGCAACGCGCTGAACAATTGCAGCCGCGAGAGCATCGTCAACGGTTACGACAATACGCTGGTGTACACCGACCATGTGCTGTCGAGCCTGATCGATGTGTTGCGCAGCAATCAGGAGAAAGTCGATACCGCCATGCTGTACCTCTCCGATCACGGCGAGTCCCTGGGCGAGTACAACCTGTTCCTGCACGGCACGCCATACATGCTGGCGCCGGAACAACAGAAACATGTGGCGATGCTGGCGTGGTTCTCTGACAGCTATCAGAAGTCCTATTCGGTCGACACCCATTGCCTGCAATTGAGCCGCGACAAACCGTTGAGCCAGGACAACCTGTTCCATTCGATGCTCGGTCTGCTGGAAGTGCAGAGCAAGGTCTATCAGCACGATCTGGATCTGTTTGCCGGTTGCCGTGGTGCGGTCATCGACGGCGTATTGGCCAAGGACTGATCCGTCGGAATTGTTCTGTAAGACTATTCTTGCTGGCAGGCAGGAGATTTCATCAACGCTCTTGCCCTGCAGAGGCGCGGAAAGCGCCGGTGGCGATATATACTGCGCGCCATTCTTGAAGGGAGAGCCGTGTGGCCATCGATATTCACTGGATTCGCGACAACGATAGCCTCGCGCAGTTTTGCGCCGAGTGGCAGCAGCTGCCTTTCGTTGCCCTCGACACCGAATTCATGCGGGTCGACACCTTCTACCCGATTGCCGGTCTGTTGCAGGTCGGCGACGGCAAACGCGCCTATCTGATCGACCCGCTGACCATTGACGCCTGGCAACCGCTGGCGGCGTTGCTGGAAAACCCGGCGGTGCTCAAAGTTCTGCACGCCTGCAGCGAAGACCTCGAAGTCCTGCTGCGCCTGACCGGCAGCCTGCCGGCGCCGCTGTTCGACACGCAACTGGCTGCGGCCTACCTGAACCTCGGGTTCTCGATGGGCTATTCGCGTCTGGTGCAGGAAGTGCTTGGCATCGAACTGCCGAAGGGCGAAACCCGTTCCGACTGGTTGCAGCGTCCGTTGTCCGACACGCAAATCAGCTATGCCGCCGAAGACGCCGTGCATCTTGCGGAAGTTTTCGTACAACTGCGTCCGAAACTGTCTGACGACAAATTTTCCTGGGTGCTGGAGGACGGCGCCGAACTGGTCGCCAACCTGCGTCGCGAGACCGATCCGTACGAGGTGTATCGCGAGGCGAAACTGGCGTGGAAACTGTCCCGCGCACAACTCGCTGTTCTGCGCGAACTGTGCGCCTGGCGTGAGCGCGAGGCCCGTGCCCGCGACCTGCCGCGCAACCGTATCGTCCGTGAGCATTCGTTGTGGCCGCTGGCCCGCACGCAACCGGACAACCTCAGCGCGCTGGGCAAGATCGAAGACATGCACCCGCGTACCGTGCGTCAGGACGGCGAGTTTCTGCTTGATCTGATCAAGCGCTCTGGCAGTGTGGGGCCTGATCAGTGGCCGCCAGCCGTGCCGGAGCCGCTGCCGATCGAAGCTGCCGCGCTGATCAAGCAACTGCGCGCCTTGGGCCAGGCCGAGGCCGAACGCCTGGGCATCGCACCGGAACTGATGCTGCGCAAGAAAACCCTCGAAGCGCTGGTCAAAAGCGGCTTCCCCGAGGGCCCTTACCAATTGCCTGATTCGCTGCGTGGCTGGCGCCGCGAATTGATGGGCCAGAAGCTGCTCGACAGCCTGGCCACTGCCGGAGAACAGCCATGAAACGTATTTGCTCCATTTACCAAAGTTCGAAGAAAAGCGGCATGTACCTTTACGTGCTCAAAAGCGATGCCCTGGAGCGTGTGCCGGAAGGCCTGATGGCGGCGTTCGGCAAGGCGAAGCATTCCTTCGATCTGGTGCTGACCCCCGAGCGCAAGCTGGCCAGCGAAGACATCGCCGTCGTCCTGGAGAACCTCGACAAGCAGGGCTATCACCTGCAGATGCCGCCGGCCGAGGAAGAGTACATCGAGCACTTGCCGGAAGAGTTGCTGCGACGCAACGACCCGGTCTGACCTGCGAGGCCCGGTCCCGGGCCTCTTGTAATCCCTGGAACTGTTTTTACGGCGACGACTGCCACGAAGTGGGCGGCCGTCTGCACGGTTTGCGAAAGGTTTGAAGATGCGCGTTCTGATTGCTGAACACGACCACGCGATATACGCCCGACTGCTGCGTCAGGCGGCCCCGGAGCTTGAAGTGCTGACCAGCGGTGACTCCGCCGAACTGGCTCGCCAGGCCGTCGATTGCCCGGTGTGGCTGGGGCAGCCGGATCTGCTGGCGACCCTGCTGCGTCAAGGCCACCAGCCACAATGGCTGCAATCGACCTGGGCCGGCATCACGCCGCTGCTGGCCGACGGCCTGCGCCGGGATTACCGCCTGACCCGGGCGGTCGGCATTTTCGGGCAGGTGATGGCCGAGTACGTGCTGACCTACATGCTCGGTCACGAGCGCGAAGTGCTGGCCCGGCTGGTGAGCCAGGTCGAGCGCAAGTGGGACAATCGCACCGGTCAGAGCCTGGTCGGGCGCAAGGTGCTGATCGTCGGCACCGGTGACATTGGCCAGAGCGTCGCGCAGTTTCTGCGGCCATTCGGCGTTGAGTTGTACGGCATCGCCAGCAGCGCCCGGGAGCAGGCGCCGTTTGTCGAAGTCGGTTCGATGGCGGACCTGCCACGGCTGGTGGGCGAAGTGGATTACGTGGTCAATCTGCTGCCCAACACCGAGCACACCCACGACATCTACGACGCGGCGCTGTTCAAGCAATTCAAGCCGACCGGATTGTTCATCAACGCCGGGCGCGGTGTGGCGGTAGTCGATGCGGATCTGGTGGAAGCGCTGAAGGAAGGCCATCTGGCCGGCGCGGTGATCGACGTCTGCCGCCAGGAACCACTGCCGCAACGTCATCCGTTCTGGACCGCCTGGGGTTTGCTGTTGACCGGGCACAGCTCGGCACCGACGTCGCCGCCGATGATGGTGCAGTTGTTTCTGGATAATTTGCGGGCGTATCAGGCGGGCGAAGCGTTGCGTGGGGAAGTGGATTTCGCGCGCGGTTACTGAGTTCTGAGAGATCGTTCCCACGTCGAACCGTCTGCGTGGGAACGATCAAACGATGTAGCTTAGAGGGTGAAATCGCCTTCAGCCGCCAGCTCGCTCAACGGACGACGCGGGCTCGGCGTTTCCCGCGCTTGCAGGTAATCCGCCAGGGTTGCCTTGTCACCCAGCTTGCCCACCGCGACGGCGGCGTGCAGCGCATAACCTTGCGGAATGTTCAGCTCTTTACGGGTCAGCTCCTGATCGAAGCCGGCCATGCCGTGGGTGTGCCAGCCGCTGAGGCTCGCTTGCAGCGCCAGATGACCCCACGCGGAACCGGTGTCAAAGGTGTGCCACAGCGCTGGCGTTTCTTCGGTCGCGCCCGGTGCGGTGAAGGTAGTTTTCGAAATCACGATCACCAGCGCCGACGCGTGCTGTGCCCAGCTGCGGTTGAATTCGTTGAGCAGGCCCAGATAACGCTCCCAGTTCGGCGTGTCGCGACGGGCGTAGAGAAAACGCCACGGCTGCGAGTTGTACGCCGACGGCGCCCAGCGCGCGGCTTCGAAAAAGCTCAGCAGGGTTTCCTCGGAAATCGCTTCGCCGGTAAAGGCGCGGGGCGACCAGCGATCGGTGAACTGCGGGTGAATGGCGTATTCGGCAACGCGAGGGTTGGCACTCATCGAGAGATTCCTTGCTACGTTTGAGGATAGGTTTGAAGCAAAACCCGGCGGGATCAGTTGGGCTGAACGATGGGGGCTGTATCTGAAGCCGTGCAGTTCACCGGAATGCAACGCGGTCGAGCGTTAATGGCACCCGGCCAGGGCTTCTTGAGAACGGCAAAGCTACTTGGCCGCGCAAAAACTGACAAGCCCTGCACAACCGGCAGTCGCCAGCGCTTGGCCCTCGGGGCCCTGGGCACTAGACTGGCGGCCTTTTCACCACCTGATGTTGATGCTTGAGCCATGGCCGCCAAAGTCGAACCGTTCTGGAAACGCAAAACCCTCGATCAACTGGATCATGAGGAATGGGAATCGCTGTGCGACGGATGTGGCCTGTGCTGCCTGCAGAAGCTCGAGGATGAAGAAGACAACAGCGTCTATTACACGCGTATCGCCTGCAAACTGCTGGATCTGAAAACCTGTCAGTGCAGCGATTACCCGAACCGCATCAAGTTTGTCCCGGACTGCATCCAGCTCACCCCGGGCCAGGCCGAAGAATTCAAATGGCTGCCGCCGACCTGCGGTTATCGACTGGTCAGCGAGGGCAAGGACCTGCCGTTGTGGCATCACCTGGTCTGCGGTGATCGCGACGCCGTGCACCACGAGCGGATTTCCCAGTCCGGGCGCATGCTCGCCGAAGGCAGCGTGCCGGAAGACGATTGGGAAGATCACCTGATTTTCCGGGCCGGATAAACCTTCACCGATTCACAAAGGAGTGTGCATGGCTTCGGGATTGCGTCAGGCACTGCTCACAGGATTGCTGGTATTGAGCGCGCCGGTGTGGGCTGCGAAAAAAGTCGATCTGGATTACCACGTGCGTCTGTTGCCGCAAAGCGATCAGGCGGAAGTGCGTCTGACCCTGGCCAAGGGCGAGGTCGTGCGCAGTCTGGACTTCGATCTCGGCGACGGCAGCCATTACAGCGACTTCAAGGCCGACGGCCAGTGGCAACTGACGACGGGCAAACCGGCGCGCGGGGTCTGGCACCCGACGGCGGACAAGGCCAGCCTGACCTACCGCGTGCGCATCAGCCACGGCCGCAAGAGCGGCAGCTTCGACACGCGCATGACCCCGACCTGGGCGTTGATGCGCGGCGATGAACTGGTACCCCCTGCGAAGCTTGATCAACAGGACGGCATCGAACTGGTCTCACGCCTGCAATTCGAACTGCCCGACGGCTGGAAAAGCGTCGAAACCGCCTGGCCGCGCATCGGCAAGAACAAATTCCGCATCGACAATCCGTCACGCCTGTTCGACCGACCCACGGGCTGGATGCTCGCCGGTCATCTCGGCAGCCGCCGCACACGATTGGGTGAAACCGAAGTGACGGTGGCCTCGCCCCAAGGCCAGGGCATGCGCCGGATGGACGTGCTGACTCTGCTGACATTCGTCTGGCCGCAGGTGCAAGCGGTGTATCCGCGCCATCCCGGCAAACTGCTGATTGTCGGTGCCAACGACCCGATGTGGCGCGGCAGCCTGGCGGCACGGGAGTCGATCTATCTCAACACGCGGTTGCCACTGGTCAGCGAGAGCGGCAGCAGCTCATTGGTCCGCGAGTTGGCGCAAGTGTTCGGGCTGATCAACGATGAGCAGCGCAGTGACTGGATCAAGGAAGGTTTCGCCGAGTATTACGCCGTCGAGCTGGTTCGCCGTGCTGGCGGTATGAGCGATGAGCGTTATCAGGCTTATCAGGTGAAACTGGCGAAAGACAGCCAGAAGGTGACGACGTTGCGCGGCGAGCAGATCAGCCCGGCGCAGGTCTCCAAAGCGGTTCAGCTGTTACAGGAACTGGATCGCGAGATCCGTCTGAAGACCCGCAACAAACG
This genomic window contains:
- a CDS encoding phosphoethanolamine transferase; the protein is MLKLKAVRPEWVTLFASAFLLIGFNFVLWQHLLEITGAGGITMGIAFGVMIFAAYNIVLTLLAFRPVLKPVLAALFLISAGVAYFMSQYGVMIDAGMFRNFAETNATEVRDLLSLKLFAYMLFLGVLPSWLLWKLPVEYRRWHRELLSKVVVCAASVAVIGGVALVNYQGLSSLFRNHHELRLMLVPSNYIGASAGYLREQVVSARQPFIKIGEDAQRNPALQNRPRKSLTVLVVGESARAENFGILGYGRDTTPKLDKEAGLIAFTDVHSCGTETAVSVPCMFSNMGRKDYDASKAKNEEGLLDVLKRAGIDVIWRDNQSGCKGTCDRVTLQDVSNLKDPALCANSECRDEILLQGLQSFIDHLDKDTVLVLHQMGSHGPEYFKRYPKEYEHFTPVCESNALNNCSRESIVNGYDNTLVYTDHVLSSLIDVLRSNQEKVDTAMLYLSDHGESLGEYNLFLHGTPYMLAPEQQKHVAMLAWFSDSYQKSYSVDTHCLQLSRDKPLSQDNLFHSMLGLLEVQSKVYQHDLDLFAGCRGAVIDGVLAKD
- a CDS encoding D-2-hydroxyacid dehydrogenase encodes the protein MRVLIAEHDHAIYARLLRQAAPELEVLTSGDSAELARQAVDCPVWLGQPDLLATLLRQGHQPQWLQSTWAGITPLLADGLRRDYRLTRAVGIFGQVMAEYVLTYMLGHEREVLARLVSQVERKWDNRTGQSLVGRKVLIVGTGDIGQSVAQFLRPFGVELYGIASSAREQAPFVEVGSMADLPRLVGEVDYVVNLLPNTEHTHDIYDAALFKQFKPTGLFINAGRGVAVVDADLVEALKEGHLAGAVIDVCRQEPLPQRHPFWTAWGLLLTGHSSAPTSPPMMVQLFLDNLRAYQAGEALRGEVDFARGY
- a CDS encoding cyanate transporter; this translates as MENVRATARPAVWLMLGIVLVALNLRPSMAAVGPLLSAIRGDIPLSFSLASLLTMLPVMAMGLAMFFGIGISQRLGERRTVVLSLLIIGLATLSRLFLDSAAQLIVSAVLAGIGIALIQALMPALIKSRFPDNVALCMGLYVTSIMGGAALAASFAPQVMLGTGSWRAGLAIWAALALLALFFWLAQRDDVPSITTAVKKEAFFTHSRAWLLAIFFGLGTASYTCVLAWLAPYYVENGWSEQNAGLLLGFLTAMEVISGLVVPAIANRSRDRRWVLGALLALIIAGFCGLILSPQLLSLLWPCLLGLGIGGLFPMSLIVSLDHLDNPQRAGALTAFVQGIGYLIAGLSPLLAGMIRDQLGSFEWAWWSLTAVMALMLLIVGHFDPRRYARHFR
- the rnd gene encoding ribonuclease D, with the protein product MAIDIHWIRDNDSLAQFCAEWQQLPFVALDTEFMRVDTFYPIAGLLQVGDGKRAYLIDPLTIDAWQPLAALLENPAVLKVLHACSEDLEVLLRLTGSLPAPLFDTQLAAAYLNLGFSMGYSRLVQEVLGIELPKGETRSDWLQRPLSDTQISYAAEDAVHLAEVFVQLRPKLSDDKFSWVLEDGAELVANLRRETDPYEVYREAKLAWKLSRAQLAVLRELCAWREREARARDLPRNRIVREHSLWPLARTQPDNLSALGKIEDMHPRTVRQDGEFLLDLIKRSGSVGPDQWPPAVPEPLPIEAAALIKQLRALGQAEAERLGIAPELMLRKKTLEALVKSGFPEGPYQLPDSLRGWRRELMGQKLLDSLATAGEQP
- a CDS encoding YcgL domain-containing protein; protein product: MKRICSIYQSSKKSGMYLYVLKSDALERVPEGLMAAFGKAKHSFDLVLTPERKLASEDIAVVLENLDKQGYHLQMPPAEEEYIEHLPEELLRRNDPV
- a CDS encoding YcgN family cysteine cluster protein: MAAKVEPFWKRKTLDQLDHEEWESLCDGCGLCCLQKLEDEEDNSVYYTRIACKLLDLKTCQCSDYPNRIKFVPDCIQLTPGQAEEFKWLPPTCGYRLVSEGKDLPLWHHLVCGDRDAVHHERISQSGRMLAEGSVPEDDWEDHLIFRAG
- a CDS encoding nitroreductase family protein, which encodes MSANPRVAEYAIHPQFTDRWSPRAFTGEAISEETLLSFFEAARWAPSAYNSQPWRFLYARRDTPNWERYLGLLNEFNRSWAQHASALVIVISKTTFTAPGATEETPALWHTFDTGSAWGHLALQASLSGWHTHGMAGFDQELTRKELNIPQGYALHAAVAVGKLGDKATLADYLQARETPSPRRPLSELAAEGDFTL